Proteins from one Listeria innocua genomic window:
- the rpoC gene encoding DNA-directed RNA polymerase subunit beta', translated as MLDVNNFEYMKIGLASPDKIRSWSHGEVKKPETINYRTLKPERDGLFCERIFGPMKDWECSCGKYKRVRYKGVVCDRCGVEVTKSKVRRERMGHIELAAPVSHIWYFKGIPSRMGLVMDMSPRALEEIIYFASYVVTEPGDTPLEKKQLLSEREYRVYREKYGKGFSAGMGAEAIKKILADIDLEKETNDLKEELKSAQGQRRTRAIRRLEVMEAFRNSGNNPSWMVLDVLPVIPPEIRPMVQLEGGRFATSDLNDLYRRVINRNNRLKRLLDLGAPNIIVQNEKRMLQEAVDALIDNGRRGRPVTGPGNRPLKSLSHMLKGKQGRFRQNLLGKRVDYSGRSVIVVGPNLKMYQCGLPKEMALELFKPFVMKELVGRGLAHNIKSAKRKIERMAPEIWDVLEEVIREHPVLLNRAPTLHRLGIQAFEPTLVEGRAIRLHPLVCTAYNADFDGDQMAVHVPLSAEAQAEARILMLAAQNILNPKDGKPVVTPSQDMVLGNYYLTLERENAVGEGTIFKDINEAQLAYQNGYVHLHSRIAVFAGSIPNERFTDEQRKQLLITTVGKLIFNTILPKSFPYINEPTKFNLEIETPAKYFVDTTTDVRAHIAAQELIDPFKKKILGNIIAEVFKKFHITETSKMLDRMKDLGFKISTKAGMTVGIADILTLEEKHEILEKAHDTVEKITKSFRRGLITDDERYERVIGVWNAAKDEIQGKLILSLDRLNPIFMMQDSGARGNISNFTQLAGMRGLMADPSGRIVELPITSNFREGLTVLEYFISTHGARKGLTDTALKTADSGYLTRRLVDVAQDVIIREDDCGTDRGLTIKAIREGTEIIEPLEERLEGRYSRKTIRHPETKEVIARENDLITEAIATQIVDAGIEEVTIRSAFTCNTKHGVCKKCYGKNLATGTEVEVGEAVGIIAAQSIGEPGTQLTMRTFHTGGVAGDDITQGLPRIQEIFEARNPKGQAIITEVGGEVVSIEEGRDRQQEITIQGTDDRRSYNIPYTARLRVEEGSIVERGEALTEGSVDPKALIRVRDVLSVQEYLLAEVQKVYRMQGVEIGDKHVEVMVRQMLRKIRVMDTGDTNILPGTLMDIHTFTEANRDAILSGSQPATGRPVLLGITKASLETDSFLSAASFQETTRVLTDAAIKGKRDELLGLKENVILGKLVPAGTGIGRYRKLKSEVIKETAEVTDEITNI; from the coding sequence AACCTGAAACCATCAACTACAGAACGCTTAAACCTGAACGTGACGGCTTATTCTGTGAAAGAATTTTTGGACCAATGAAAGACTGGGAATGTTCTTGTGGTAAATACAAACGTGTTCGCTATAAAGGCGTAGTTTGTGACCGTTGTGGAGTAGAAGTAACGAAATCAAAAGTGCGCCGTGAACGTATGGGCCATATTGAACTCGCAGCTCCTGTTTCTCACATCTGGTACTTCAAAGGAATTCCAAGCCGTATGGGTCTTGTTATGGATATGTCCCCACGTGCATTAGAAGAAATTATCTACTTTGCATCTTACGTGGTTACAGAACCAGGCGATACTCCACTTGAAAAGAAACAACTTTTATCTGAACGTGAATACCGCGTTTACCGCGAAAAATATGGTAAAGGTTTCTCAGCTGGTATGGGCGCAGAAGCTATCAAAAAAATCTTAGCCGATATCGACTTAGAAAAAGAAACAAATGATTTAAAAGAAGAACTAAAATCTGCACAAGGTCAACGTCGTACTCGTGCAATTCGTCGTTTGGAAGTTATGGAAGCTTTCCGTAATTCCGGCAACAACCCAAGCTGGATGGTACTTGACGTGCTACCAGTTATCCCACCAGAAATTCGTCCAATGGTACAACTTGAAGGTGGCCGTTTTGCAACAAGTGATTTGAATGACTTATATCGTCGGGTAATCAACCGGAACAACCGTTTGAAACGCCTTCTTGATTTAGGTGCACCAAACATTATCGTGCAAAATGAAAAACGGATGCTACAAGAAGCTGTCGATGCTCTAATTGACAACGGTCGTCGTGGTCGTCCAGTAACAGGTCCAGGTAACCGTCCGCTTAAATCCCTTTCTCATATGCTTAAAGGGAAACAAGGTCGTTTCCGTCAAAACTTACTAGGTAAACGTGTCGATTATTCTGGTCGTTCCGTTATCGTAGTTGGACCTAACTTAAAAATGTACCAATGTGGTCTTCCAAAAGAAATGGCTCTTGAATTATTCAAACCATTTGTTATGAAAGAACTAGTTGGACGCGGTTTAGCACACAACATTAAGAGCGCTAAACGTAAAATCGAACGTATGGCTCCAGAAATTTGGGACGTATTAGAAGAAGTTATCCGTGAACATCCGGTACTACTTAACCGGGCGCCTACGCTTCACAGACTTGGTATTCAAGCATTTGAACCAACGCTAGTTGAAGGTCGCGCAATCCGTCTTCACCCTCTTGTATGTACAGCTTACAACGCTGACTTTGATGGTGACCAAATGGCGGTTCACGTTCCTTTATCCGCAGAAGCACAAGCAGAAGCACGTATTTTAATGCTTGCAGCGCAAAACATTTTGAACCCTAAAGATGGTAAACCAGTTGTAACACCTTCCCAAGATATGGTGCTAGGTAACTACTACCTTACTTTAGAACGTGAAAATGCTGTCGGCGAAGGTACTATCTTCAAAGATATCAATGAAGCGCAACTTGCGTATCAAAACGGCTATGTACACTTACATTCACGTATTGCTGTATTTGCTGGTTCGATTCCAAATGAACGTTTCACTGATGAACAACGCAAACAATTATTAATTACGACTGTTGGTAAACTGATTTTCAACACAATCTTACCAAAATCGTTCCCTTATATTAATGAACCAACGAAATTCAACTTAGAAATCGAAACACCAGCGAAATATTTCGTTGATACAACAACTGATGTTCGTGCTCATATTGCGGCACAAGAACTAATCGATCCATTCAAGAAGAAAATCCTCGGTAACATTATCGCGGAAGTCTTCAAGAAATTCCATATTACCGAAACTTCAAAAATGCTTGACCGTATGAAAGATCTTGGTTTCAAAATCTCGACTAAGGCCGGCATGACAGTAGGTATTGCGGATATTCTAACACTTGAAGAAAAACATGAAATTCTTGAAAAAGCACATGATACTGTTGAAAAAATCACTAAATCATTCCGTCGTGGTTTGATTACAGATGATGAAAGATACGAACGCGTTATCGGTGTATGGAATGCTGCCAAAGACGAAATCCAAGGAAAACTGATCTTGAGTTTGGACCGCTTAAACCCAATCTTCATGATGCAAGATTCCGGAGCTCGTGGTAACATTTCCAACTTTACACAGCTAGCTGGTATGCGTGGACTGATGGCTGACCCATCCGGACGTATCGTAGAATTGCCGATTACATCTAACTTCCGTGAAGGTTTAACGGTCTTAGAGTACTTCATTTCTACCCATGGTGCGCGTAAAGGTCTTACCGATACAGCCCTTAAAACAGCCGATTCCGGTTACCTTACTCGTCGTCTTGTTGACGTGGCTCAAGATGTTATCATTCGTGAAGACGATTGTGGCACTGACCGCGGTCTTACAATTAAGGCTATCCGTGAAGGTACTGAAATCATCGAACCACTTGAAGAACGTCTGGAAGGTCGTTATTCTCGTAAAACAATTCGTCACCCAGAAACAAAAGAAGTTATTGCACGTGAAAATGACTTAATTACAGAAGCAATTGCAACTCAAATCGTTGACGCTGGAATTGAAGAAGTAACTATCCGTTCTGCATTCACATGTAATACAAAACACGGCGTATGTAAAAAATGTTATGGTAAAAACTTGGCAACTGGTACAGAAGTCGAAGTTGGAGAAGCAGTTGGTATCATCGCTGCCCAATCTATCGGGGAACCAGGAACTCAGCTTACTATGCGTACATTCCATACAGGTGGGGTTGCCGGAGACGATATCACGCAAGGTCTTCCACGTATTCAAGAAATCTTTGAAGCACGTAATCCGAAAGGGCAAGCTATCATCACTGAAGTTGGTGGTGAAGTTGTTTCTATCGAAGAAGGTCGTGACCGTCAACAAGAAATCACTATCCAAGGTACAGATGACCGCCGTTCTTACAACATTCCTTACACTGCTCGCTTGCGTGTAGAAGAAGGAAGTATTGTTGAACGTGGGGAAGCTCTAACTGAAGGTTCTGTGGATCCTAAAGCCTTGATTCGTGTTCGTGACGTATTATCCGTTCAAGAATATCTACTTGCTGAAGTACAAAAAGTTTACCGTATGCAAGGGGTAGAAATTGGCGATAAACACGTTGAAGTAATGGTTCGTCAAATGTTACGTAAAATCCGCGTAATGGATACTGGTGATACAAACATCTTACCAGGTACATTAATGGATATTCATACGTTTACAGAAGCCAACCGCGATGCTATCTTAAGTGGTAGCCAACCAGCAACAGGTCGTCCAGTTCTTCTAGGGATCACAAAAGCTTCCCTTGAAACTGATTCCTTCTTGTCTGCTGCATCATTCCAAGAAACAACTCGTGTCTTGACAGATGCTGCAATCAAAGGAAAACGTGACGAACTTCTAGGACTTAAAGAAAATGTTATCCTAGGTAAACTTGTTCCAGCTGGTACAGGTATTGGTCGTTACCGCAAACTGAAATCCGAAGTTATCAAGGAAACAGCTGAAGTAACTGACGAAATCACAAATATTTAA
- a CDS encoding HAD family hydrolase, which produces MITHVIWDMGETLNTVPNTRYDHHPLDTYPEVVLRKNAKETLEKVKQLGFKQAILSNTATSDTEVIKRVLTNFDIIDYFDFIYASNSELQPGKMEKPDKTIFDFTLNALQIDETEAVMVGNTFESDIIGANRAGIHAIWLQNPEVCLQDERLPLVAPPFVIPVWDLADVPEALLLLKKISS; this is translated from the coding sequence TTGATTACACATGTTATTTGGGATATGGGCGAAACATTAAATACCGTACCAAACACAAGATACGACCATCACCCTCTCGATACTTACCCGGAAGTAGTGCTAAGGAAAAATGCCAAAGAAACCCTCGAAAAAGTAAAGCAACTCGGATTCAAACAAGCAATCCTCAGCAACACCGCAACGAGCGACACAGAAGTAATTAAGCGCGTACTAACCAATTTCGACATCATCGATTATTTTGATTTCATTTACGCATCCAATTCCGAGTTACAACCAGGGAAAATGGAAAAGCCAGATAAAACTATTTTTGATTTTACACTAAATGCCCTTCAAATTGATGAAACAGAGGCAGTCATGGTCGGAAATACATTTGAAAGTGATATTATTGGCGCAAATCGTGCAGGTATCCATGCGATTTGGCTACAAAATCCAGAAGTCTGTCTTCAAGATGAGCGTTTGCCCCTTGTCGCACCACCATTTGTTATCCCAGTTTGGGACTTAGCTGATGTTCCCGAAGCCCTTTTATTATTAAAGAAAATTTCTTCTTGA
- a CDS encoding glycoside hydrolase family 1 protein codes for MTEVKKQFPKGFLWGGATAANQVEGAYDLDGKGLSTADMVKFIPKEERTKDHALDVSKAEIEAIIAGKVEGRFPKREGVDFYHRYKEDIALFAEMGFKTFRLSLNWARIFPNGDDKEPNEKGLEFYDKVFDELLKYDIEPLVTLSHYETPLNLTLKYNGWADRRVIGFFTNYAETVFKRYKNKVKYWLTFNEINVISLSAYTGGGVLLEDAKNPLELSYQAGHHQFVASALATKLAHEIIPGSQVGCMLARMATYPATNNPDDILKAQYENQQNLFFTDVHARGEYPSYMNRFFQENDINIVKEVGDDEILKAHTVDFISFSYYMSLSATASPEGDRSAGNLMGGVKNEYLESSDWGWQIDPKGLRWTLNDLYSRYELPLFIVENGLGAYDTVEEDGKIHDDYRIDYLRKHIEQMKEAIADGVDLMGYTSWGPIDLVSASTSEMSKRYGFIYVDQDDWGKGTLERSRKDSFFWYKKVIETNGEDLD; via the coding sequence ATGACTGAAGTGAAAAAACAATTTCCAAAAGGATTTTTATGGGGTGGAGCAACTGCTGCGAACCAAGTTGAAGGCGCTTACGATTTAGATGGTAAAGGCCTTTCCACAGCAGATATGGTAAAATTCATTCCAAAAGAAGAACGCACGAAAGATCACGCATTAGATGTATCTAAAGCAGAAATCGAAGCAATTATCGCAGGGAAAGTAGAAGGAAGATTCCCTAAACGTGAAGGCGTTGATTTTTATCACCGCTATAAAGAAGACATCGCATTATTTGCCGAAATGGGCTTTAAAACATTCCGCCTATCACTAAACTGGGCGCGTATTTTCCCGAACGGTGATGACAAAGAGCCGAATGAAAAAGGTCTTGAATTTTATGATAAAGTGTTTGATGAATTATTAAAATATGACATTGAGCCACTTGTGACGCTTTCTCACTATGAAACGCCACTAAATCTAACTTTAAAATACAACGGCTGGGCTGATCGTCGCGTTATCGGATTTTTCACGAACTACGCAGAAACAGTTTTCAAACGTTATAAAAACAAAGTAAAATATTGGCTAACTTTTAACGAAATCAATGTTATTTCACTTAGCGCATACACTGGTGGGGGCGTGCTGTTAGAAGACGCGAAGAATCCACTTGAACTTTCTTACCAAGCAGGACATCACCAATTTGTAGCCAGCGCACTTGCTACAAAATTGGCGCATGAAATTATTCCAGGATCACAAGTTGGGTGTATGCTAGCGCGTATGGCGACATATCCTGCGACTAACAACCCTGATGACATCTTAAAAGCACAATACGAAAACCAACAAAACCTATTTTTCACAGATGTTCATGCTCGCGGTGAATACCCAAGCTACATGAACCGCTTCTTCCAAGAAAACGACATTAACATCGTAAAAGAAGTTGGCGACGACGAAATCTTAAAAGCACACACGGTTGATTTCATCTCATTCAGCTATTACATGTCCCTATCCGCAACAGCTAGCCCAGAAGGCGACCGCTCTGCTGGGAACTTAATGGGTGGCGTGAAAAATGAATACTTGGAGTCCTCCGATTGGGGTTGGCAAATTGACCCGAAAGGCTTACGCTGGACATTAAACGATCTATATAGCCGCTATGAATTACCACTTTTCATCGTGGAAAATGGCTTAGGTGCTTATGATACAGTAGAAGAAGACGGCAAAATCCATGATGATTACCGAATTGACTACTTGCGCAAACATATCGAACAAATGAAAGAAGCAATTGCAGACGGCGTAGATTTAATGGGTTACACAAGCTGGGGTCCAATCGACCTAGTAAGTGCCTCCACAAGCGAAATGTCCAAACGCTACGGCTTCATCTACGTAGACCAAGATGACTGGGGCAAAGGAACATTAGAACGCTCTCGCAAAGATTCATTCTTCTGGTATAAAAAAGTAATTGAAACAAATGGTGAAGATTTAGATTAA
- a CDS encoding ArgE/DapE family deacylase, which produces MERERKIQILKDIVNIDSTNGHEEQVANYLQKLFAEYGIESEKVQYDVDRASLVSEIGSNDGKVLAFSGHMDVVDAGDVSKWKFPPFEATEHEGKIYGRGATDMKSGLAAMVIAMIELHEEKQKLNGKIKLLATVGEEVGELGAEQLTQKGYADDLDGLIIGEPSGHRIVYAHKGSINYTVKSTGKNAHSSMPEFGVNAIDNLLLFYNEVEKFVKSIDATNEILGDFIHNVTVIDGGNQVNSIPEKAQLQGNIRSIPEMDNETVKQVLVKIINKLNKQENVNLELIFDYDKQPVFSDKNSDLVNVAKRVASDIVKEEIPLLGISGTTDAAEFTKAKKAFPVIIFGPGNETPHQVNENVSVENYLEMVDVYKRIAIEFL; this is translated from the coding sequence ATGGAACGAGAAAGAAAAATTCAAATCTTAAAGGACATTGTGAATATTGATTCGACTAATGGGCATGAGGAACAGGTTGCGAACTACTTACAGAAGTTGTTTGCTGAGTATGGTATTGAGTCTGAAAAGGTGCAATATGATGTAGACCGAGCTAGTCTTGTTAGTGAAATTGGTTCTAATGATGGCAAAGTTTTGGCGTTTTCAGGGCATATGGATGTGGTTGATGCTGGCGATGTATCTAAATGGAAGTTCCCGCCTTTTGAAGCAACGGAGCATGAAGGGAAAATATACGGACGTGGCGCGACGGATATGAAATCAGGTCTAGCGGCGATGGTTATTGCAATGATTGAGCTTCATGAAGAAAAACAAAAACTAAACGGTAAAATTAAATTATTAGCAACAGTTGGTGAAGAAGTCGGTGAACTTGGAGCTGAACAACTAACGCAAAAAGGTTACGCAGATGATTTAGATGGCTTGATTATCGGCGAACCGAGCGGACACAGAATCGTATATGCGCATAAAGGTTCCATCAATTATACCGTTAAATCCACTGGTAAAAATGCGCATAGTTCGATGCCGGAATTTGGTGTGAATGCGATTGATAACTTGCTGCTATTTTATAATGAAGTAGAAAAGTTTGTGAAATCAATTGATGCTACTAACGAAATATTAGGCGATTTTATTCATAATGTCACTGTAATTGATGGTGGAAATCAAGTCAATAGTATTCCTGAAAAAGCGCAACTGCAAGGGAATATTCGCTCGATTCCAGAAATGGATAATGAAACAGTGAAACAAGTGCTAGTGAAGATTATCAATAAGCTAAATAAACAGGAAAATGTGAATCTGGAGTTAATATTTGATTATGACAAACAACCAGTATTTAGTGATAAAAATTCGGATTTAGTAAATGTTGCTAAGCGTGTAGCAAGTGACATTGTTAAAGAAGAAATCCCTTTACTCGGTATTTCCGGAACAACCGATGCAGCAGAATTCACGAAAGCCAAAAAAGCATTTCCAGTAATTATTTTTGGACCAGGAAACGAAACGCCTCACCAAGTAAATGAAAATGTTTCTGTAGAGAATTATTTAGAGATGGTGGATGTGTACAAACGAATTGCGATAGAATTTTTATAA
- a CDS encoding leucine-rich repeat domain-containing protein yields the protein MNVRTLLVRVGVILTMALGISLWLGTSPGIDAQAASLAQPTPINEVFPDPQMALTMEVELGKTNVTDLVSQSELDSLTELRSNLPIASIEGIQYLTNLTELNISNAEVSDISALKDLTKLTKLEMYQNNISDINVLENLTNITDLDLHDNQIADISPVRNLTNLVELNLAYNQISDISAVSTLSKLNKLWFTDNQVSDISAVAGLNNLSSLSLGYNQISDISILTNLTNLDGLSIDHNQISDLTPIANLTNLTFVGLHNNQISDLTPIANLTNLTRMYLSGQQITNNPIPYHSNIAIPNNVKNNKNDVIAPLVISNEGTYDNSNVVWNLADYVNKVSYTFSQQVTIGSATETFNGTVTQPLELYTVTFDVDGVTTNETLEADTLLTEPTPPTKEGYTFTGWYDAKTNGTKWDFETDKMPAKDITLYAQFSEDKGPADDDTDKDTPNDPAINDGDAVHSLDSSEPPAEVNVNISLPKTGDSQNPLVIFMGLFLLGTGIISLHKIRN from the coding sequence ATGAACGTAAGAACTTTACTAGTTCGTGTTGGAGTAATATTAACTATGGCTTTAGGAATTAGTTTGTGGCTAGGCACGAGTCCGGGAATTGACGCTCAAGCAGCAAGCCTTGCACAACCGACACCGATTAATGAAGTGTTTCCTGATCCTCAAATGGCTTTAACAATGGAGGTAGAACTCGGGAAAACAAATGTTACAGATCTTGTTTCGCAAAGTGAATTGGATAGCCTGACCGAATTGAGATCTAATTTACCCATAGCTTCAATTGAGGGAATTCAGTATCTGACAAATTTAACAGAATTAAATATAAGTAATGCAGAAGTAAGTGATATAAGTGCTTTGAAAGATCTAACAAAATTAACAAAGTTAGAAATGTATCAGAATAATATTAGTGATATAAACGTTTTGGAAAACCTAACGAACATAACAGATTTAGACTTACATGATAATCAGATAGCGGATATAAGTCCCGTAAGAAATTTGACTAATTTAGTGGAACTAAACTTAGCTTATAATCAAATAAGTGATATTAGTGCAGTGTCAACTCTAAGTAAGCTAAATAAGTTATGGTTTACTGATAATCAAGTAAGTGATATTAGCGCAGTTGCTGGGTTAAACAATCTATCTAGTTTGAGTTTGGGTTATAACCAAATAAGCGACATAAGTATACTGACGAACTTAACCAATTTAGATGGTCTGAGTATAGACCATAATCAAATAAGTGACTTAACGCCAATAGCGAATTTGACCAATTTAACTTTCGTGGGTTTGCATAATAATCAAATAAGCGACTTAACTCCAATTGCAAATTTAACTAATTTAACAAGAATGTATTTATCAGGTCAGCAAATAACCAACAATCCAATACCTTATCACAGCAATATTGCTATTCCTAACAATGTGAAAAATAATAAAAATGATGTTATCGCACCACTTGTAATAAGTAATGAAGGAACCTATGACAATTCTAATGTTGTTTGGAATCTAGCTGATTATGTTAATAAAGTGAGTTATACTTTTTCACAACAGGTAACGATTGGTAGTGCCACAGAAACTTTCAATGGGACAGTAACACAGCCATTAGAGTTATATACTGTGACTTTTGATGTGGATGGAGTAACAACTAACGAGACATTAGAGGCAGATACCCTACTAACCGAACCAACACCGCCAACAAAAGAAGGTTACACATTCACAGGCTGGTATGATGCAAAAACAAACGGTACTAAATGGGATTTTGAAACGGATAAAATGCCGGCGAAAGATATTACCTTATATGCTCAGTTTAGTGAGGATAAAGGCCCAGCAGATGATGATACTGACAAAGATACACCAAATGACCCTGCTATAAACGATGGAGACGCGGTGCATTCTTTGGATAGTTCAGAACCACCTGCTGAGGTAAATGTAAATATATCACTACCAAAAACAGGCGATAGTCAAAACCCATTAGTTATTTTCATGGGACTGTTTCTGCTTGGTACAGGGATTATTTCGCTTCACAAAATACGCAATTAA
- a CDS encoding MarR family winged helix-turn-helix transcriptional regulator codes for MVKKEERLGVLLWFRFSRFYNRNMKLTNQNLRAAGISPAQFDCIAQIGLDNEITQQQLAEKLVVTKGNVTQLLAKLEQLGYITRTKTGREKHIALTEKGQACYRENVPKQEAFQQSQFDKLTRDEQKELLKLLKKLGE; via the coding sequence ATGGTTAAGAAAGAAGAACGGCTAGGGGTTTTGCTTTGGTTTCGATTTAGTCGATTTTATAATCGAAATATGAAGCTGACCAATCAGAATTTGCGAGCAGCGGGGATTTCGCCGGCGCAGTTTGATTGCATTGCCCAGATTGGTTTGGACAACGAGATTACGCAGCAACAGCTTGCCGAAAAATTAGTTGTAACGAAGGGAAATGTCACCCAACTCCTCGCAAAATTAGAGCAATTAGGCTATATTACGCGAACAAAAACGGGACGCGAGAAACATATTGCCCTCACCGAAAAAGGCCAAGCGTGTTACCGCGAAAATGTGCCAAAACAAGAAGCTTTTCAGCAATCTCAATTTGATAAATTAACAAGAGACGAACAAAAAGAACTACTCAAGTTATTAAAAAAATTAGGAGAGTGA
- a CDS encoding ring-cleaving dioxygenase: protein MKLAGIHHVSIFTANARANFDFYTKIMGLRLVKKSVNQDDPYTYHLYYGDEIGSPGTALTFFEVPNMAKNHPSRNAISGLSLRVPNDEALHYWDKRLDEHRIFHSKPIDQFGRKIIRLKDTDGLPVNLISDETSTQATEVSPWEDSPVPAEYAIRGLGPVRFSVFKKEKTDRLLTKILGFERIGAYEDDDKLVTVFKTGDVGLGGEVHVESRPDLEQGNLGAGGIHHVAFRVPTDGDLIGWTEMIQDLGYKNSGYVDRFYFHSLYFRESNGILIELATDEPGFQTDFTKEHGTYVDLPPHLEERREDILAHLKPLDTDK from the coding sequence ATGAAATTAGCGGGAATTCACCATGTATCTATTTTTACAGCGAATGCACGAGCTAACTTTGACTTTTATACTAAAATAATGGGGCTGCGGTTAGTGAAAAAATCGGTTAACCAAGATGACCCTTATACGTATCATTTATATTACGGAGACGAAATCGGTTCGCCGGGGACAGCGCTAACTTTCTTTGAAGTTCCAAATATGGCCAAAAACCACCCATCACGCAATGCGATTTCCGGACTTAGTTTGCGCGTGCCAAATGATGAGGCTTTGCACTACTGGGATAAAAGACTCGATGAGCATCGCATTTTCCACAGCAAACCAATCGACCAATTCGGGCGCAAAATTATTCGTCTAAAAGACACAGATGGCTTACCGGTCAATTTGATTTCCGATGAAACAAGCACACAAGCAACCGAGGTGAGCCCTTGGGAAGATAGCCCGGTTCCAGCAGAATATGCCATTCGCGGACTTGGCCCAGTGCGCTTTTCCGTTTTCAAAAAAGAAAAAACAGACCGCCTTTTGACAAAAATATTAGGCTTCGAGCGGATTGGTGCCTATGAAGATGATGATAAATTAGTTACAGTATTCAAAACTGGCGACGTTGGGCTTGGCGGGGAAGTGCATGTGGAGTCTCGACCAGATTTAGAACAAGGGAATCTAGGCGCTGGCGGAATTCATCATGTGGCGTTTCGTGTGCCAACGGATGGCGACTTAATTGGCTGGACAGAAATGATTCAAGACCTTGGTTACAAAAATTCAGGATATGTGGATCGGTTCTATTTCCACTCTCTTTATTTCCGCGAAAGCAATGGTATTTTAATTGAACTCGCAACCGATGAGCCTGGTTTCCAAACAGATTTCACGAAAGAACATGGCACTTACGTTGATTTACCGCCACATTTAGAAGAACGTCGCGAAGATATTTTGGCGCATTTAAAACCACTTGATACGGATAAATAA
- a CDS encoding histidine phosphatase family protein, with protein MAEGLRTIYFVRHGKTEWNMTGQMQGWGDSPLVAEGIDGAKAVGEVLKDTPIDAVYTSTSKRTQDTAAYILGDREIEIQPLEELKEMSFGTWEGIRVTEIDEQYPEERAKILHSPETYKAEVNGGETYYELAERLLEGVEKIIAENPSGNILVVSHGMSLTLLLYLLQGGTIEDHRKEAPRILNTSISIVEYQNGEFSLKKLNEVGHLDLK; from the coding sequence TTGGCAGAGGGTTTACGAACGATTTATTTTGTAAGACATGGTAAAACAGAGTGGAATATGACTGGACAAATGCAAGGCTGGGGCGATTCTCCGCTAGTTGCAGAAGGTATTGACGGGGCAAAAGCAGTTGGCGAAGTGTTGAAAGATACACCAATTGATGCCGTTTATACAAGTACAAGTAAACGGACGCAAGATACCGCGGCTTACATTCTTGGCGACCGCGAAATCGAAATTCAACCTCTGGAAGAACTAAAAGAAATGAGCTTTGGAACGTGGGAAGGCATTAGAGTAACTGAAATTGATGAACAATACCCTGAAGAACGTGCGAAAATTCTTCATAGTCCAGAAACCTACAAAGCCGAAGTGAACGGCGGCGAGACTTATTATGAGCTTGCAGAACGACTGCTAGAAGGCGTCGAAAAAATCATCGCTGAAAATCCAAGTGGCAACATTCTCGTCGTTTCTCACGGCATGTCACTTACGTTATTATTATACTTGCTACAAGGCGGAACCATTGAAGATCACCGCAAAGAAGCACCAAGAATCTTGAACACAAGTATTAGCATCGTAGAATACCAAAACGGCGAATTTTCTCTTAAAAAATTAAATGAAGTTGGTCATTTAGACTTAAAATAA